In a single window of the Salvelinus namaycush isolate Seneca chromosome 6, SaNama_1.0, whole genome shotgun sequence genome:
- the msmp1 gene encoding prostate-associated microseminoprotein, translating to MKNMVMMDSIVGRNWPLTFLAGTLLWTTCLAAPMQCHFNSKALCVYEGRHYSLGESWMEDGCLQCTCLHPVGVGCCETVHHPVDFPGWCEVRVDTLTCKMTLVQSADPRLPCRPGNGNNLDPSHGSLEHYLQLAE from the exons ATGAAGAACATGGTGATGATGGACTCCATTGTTGGGAGAAACTGGCCACTGACCTTCCTGGCTGGGACACTGCTCTGGACCACCTGCCTTGCGGCTCCTATGCAGTGCCACTTCAACTCCAAAG CGCTGTGTGTGTACGAGGGGAGACACTACTCTCTAGGGGAGTCCTGGATGGAGGACGGCTGTCTGCAGTGTACCTGTTTGCACCCTGTCGGCGTCGGCTGCTGCGAGAC GGTGCATCACCCGGTGGACTTCCCAGGGTGGTGCGAGGTTCGGGTGGACACTCTGACCTGTAAGATGACCCTCGTTCAGAGCGCTGACCCCCGGCTGCCCTGCAGACCTGGGAATGGAAACAACCTAGACCCCAGCCACGGCTCACTGGAACACTACTTGCAGCTAGCGGAGTAG